A part of Arthrobacter dokdonellae genomic DNA contains:
- a CDS encoding AAA family ATPase — protein sequence MPTLIVLRGNSGSGKSTVARVLQRELGAVWIEQDYFRRGILGEVGNYSPLSVELIEHAAALALAHGRDVVMDGMFNASKYSASFRRLRDGHAGLSLFYAWDLTLEETLRRHQTRPHKLADFGEKQMRGWYHGWDALQGIEERRITAEVTVEETVRGIVADVQNR from the coding sequence ATGCCCACCCTCATCGTGCTGCGCGGAAACTCCGGCTCCGGCAAGAGCACGGTGGCGCGCGTGCTGCAAAGGGAACTGGGTGCGGTGTGGATCGAACAGGACTACTTCCGCCGGGGCATACTGGGTGAAGTCGGCAACTACTCCCCGCTGAGTGTGGAGCTCATTGAACATGCGGCGGCGCTGGCCCTGGCGCATGGTCGGGATGTGGTCATGGACGGCATGTTTAACGCCTCAAAGTACAGCGCGTCATTCCGCCGCCTGCGGGACGGGCATGCCGGCCTCAGCCTGTTCTACGCCTGGGACCTCACGCTGGAGGAGACCCTGCGCCGCCACCAGACCCGGCCACACAAGCTGGCCGACTTTGGCGAAAAGCAGATGCGCGGCTGGTACCACGGTTGGGACGCACTGCAAGGGATCGAGGAGCGCCGGATCACCGCGGAGGTAACGGTGGAGGAAACGGTCAGGGGCATCGTGGCGGACGTCCAAAACCGGTAG
- a CDS encoding ferritin-like fold-containing protein: protein MSTPPAAAEEPISAGELSARYDKFVVDLLGGIAYGELSGFERLSSDARYSPTLNDRAVLGKMAVAEFGHYEMVCGRLLAMGMDPELAMLPFQRMVDAFHERTRPGDWHESLMKAYVVDAITEDFYAAIAVRLDGETRGIIARVRTSPEQSALLEGLLRKMLAEDPRLSSRLALWGRRLVGEALTQVQRIGARHSFLVGLSPDGTQEEAASEVATILAQVTRGHSKRMSRLGLTA, encoded by the coding sequence ATGAGTACTCCGCCTGCCGCAGCCGAAGAGCCCATCTCCGCCGGGGAGCTCAGCGCCCGCTATGACAAATTTGTGGTGGACCTGCTCGGCGGCATTGCCTACGGGGAACTTTCCGGATTTGAGCGGCTGTCCTCCGACGCCCGATACTCGCCGACGCTCAATGACCGCGCAGTCCTGGGCAAGATGGCCGTGGCCGAGTTTGGGCACTACGAGATGGTGTGCGGAAGGCTGCTGGCCATGGGGATGGACCCGGAATTGGCCATGCTGCCGTTCCAGCGCATGGTGGATGCGTTCCACGAGCGCACGCGGCCCGGCGACTGGCACGAGTCCCTCATGAAGGCGTACGTGGTGGATGCCATCACCGAGGATTTCTACGCGGCCATTGCCGTGCGCCTGGACGGTGAAACACGCGGAATCATTGCCAGGGTGCGCACCAGTCCCGAACAGAGCGCACTTTTGGAGGGCCTGTTGCGGAAAATGCTTGCCGAGGATCCCCGGTTGTCCTCCCGGTTGGCATTGTGGGGGCGACGGCTGGTGGGGGAGGCCCTGACCCAGGTCCAGCGGATCGGCGCGCGGCACAGCTTTCTGGTGGGCCTCAGCCCCGACGGGACCCAGGAGGAGGCGGCCTCGGAAGTTGCGACGATCCTGGCGCAGGTGACCCGCGGGCACTCGAAGCGCATGAGCAGGCTGGGCCTGACCGCCTGA
- a CDS encoding RNB domain-containing ribonuclease — protein MPYSFIGVKSSAAQQTLAEALAALAVEFKLPDGFGPEVLAEVEKVIAGHALPELDLTAMPFITIDPPSSQDLDQAMFLERKGEGYLVHYAIADVPSFVPAGGPLDTETRRRGQTFYTPGNRIPLHPVPLSEGAASLFANDPRSAFVWEIGLAADGSQTSARVRRATVRSVAKLAYAQAQDMLDAGTAPAAYAGTLALLKEIGTKRIELERARGGASLNVPAQEVEFVDGRYVLQFRPALPIEDWNAQISLLTGMAAAQVMLDGKVGILRTMPAPDADAVAAYRLQTVALGKPWDEGTAYGAYLRTLDTTDPKQLALMHAASTLFRGADYTPFNGTVPQKVTQAAVAAPYAHATAPLRRLVDRFVLAICASLCSGAEVPQWAVQALDELPEIMSASNQLASKVDKAAIDTVEAALLSHRVGTEFDAVVLAGPRQNGHTTKASAARSTIQIAEPAITGYCDGALEPGTVVRVRLVTADIATRTVQFVPADAARTDT, from the coding sequence GTGCCTTACTCTTTCATTGGCGTCAAAAGCAGCGCCGCGCAGCAGACACTGGCCGAGGCGCTGGCGGCGCTCGCGGTGGAATTCAAGCTGCCGGACGGCTTTGGCCCGGAGGTGCTGGCCGAGGTGGAGAAGGTCATTGCCGGGCACGCGCTCCCCGAGTTGGACCTGACCGCCATGCCGTTCATCACGATCGACCCGCCGTCCTCGCAAGACCTGGACCAGGCCATGTTCCTGGAACGCAAGGGAGAGGGCTACCTGGTCCATTACGCCATCGCCGACGTGCCTTCCTTTGTCCCCGCCGGCGGACCCCTCGACACGGAAACCCGGCGCCGCGGCCAGACCTTCTACACGCCCGGCAACCGCATACCGCTCCACCCGGTCCCGCTCAGCGAGGGTGCCGCCAGCCTTTTTGCCAACGATCCGCGCTCGGCCTTCGTGTGGGAGATCGGGCTTGCCGCGGACGGCTCGCAGACCTCGGCGCGGGTCCGCCGGGCCACCGTCCGGAGCGTCGCCAAGCTCGCCTACGCCCAGGCCCAGGACATGCTCGACGCCGGAACCGCGCCGGCCGCCTATGCCGGCACCTTGGCGCTGTTGAAGGAGATCGGGACGAAGCGGATCGAGCTGGAACGCGCCCGCGGCGGTGCCAGCCTGAACGTGCCGGCGCAGGAAGTGGAATTCGTGGACGGGCGCTACGTCCTCCAGTTCCGTCCCGCCCTGCCCATTGAAGACTGGAACGCCCAGATTTCGCTGCTGACCGGCATGGCCGCCGCGCAGGTGATGTTGGACGGCAAGGTGGGCATCCTGCGCACCATGCCCGCCCCGGACGCCGACGCCGTCGCCGCCTACCGGCTGCAGACAGTGGCGCTGGGCAAGCCCTGGGACGAAGGCACGGCCTACGGGGCCTACCTGCGGACCCTGGACACCACGGACCCAAAGCAGCTGGCCCTGATGCACGCCGCCTCCACGCTGTTCCGCGGAGCGGACTACACCCCGTTTAACGGCACAGTGCCTCAAAAAGTGACCCAGGCCGCAGTCGCCGCCCCCTACGCCCACGCCACCGCGCCGCTGCGCCGGCTGGTGGACCGGTTCGTCCTGGCCATCTGCGCGTCACTGTGCTCAGGGGCCGAGGTTCCGCAGTGGGCGGTCCAGGCCCTGGACGAGCTGCCCGAGATCATGTCAGCCTCCAACCAGTTGGCCAGCAAGGTGGACAAGGCCGCGATCGACACGGTGGAGGCAGCGCTGCTGAGCCACCGCGTCGGAACCGAATTTGACGCCGTCGTCCTTGCCGGGCCGCGGCAGAACGGCCACACCACCAAGGCCAGCGCTGCCCGCAGCACCATCCAAATCGCCGAGCCGGCAATCACCGGATACTGCGACGGGGCCCTGGAACCAGGCACCGTGGTGCGGGTGCGGCTCGTGACAGCGGACATCGCCACGCGCACCGTCCAGTTTGTCCCGGCCGACGCTGCGCGAACGGACACTTAA
- a CDS encoding DEAD/DEAH box helicase, with translation MSIEADSLLQAEDSSEKVEIDGSLVSNEPPRQEEKATFASFGVNADIVLSLNEAGITHPFPIQAMTLPIALGGHDIIGQAKTGTGKTLGFGIPALQRVVGPKDDGFEKLPVPGAPQAMVIVPTRELAVQVAGDLTTASKHLGVRIATIYGGRAYEPQIESLQKGVEVVVGTPGRLIDLLRQRHLNLKNVKIVILDEADEMLDLGFLPDVETLIAGTPAVRQTMLFSATMPGPVVAMARRYMSQPTHIRAADPDDEGLTKRDIRQLIYRAHNLDKIEVLARILQARGRGRSIIFTKTKRTAAKVSEELVDRGFAAAAIHGDLGQGAREQALRAFRNNKVDVLVATDVAARGIDVDDVTHVVNYQCVEDEKIYLHRVGRTGRAGNKGTAVTFVDWDDMPRWALINKALGLSVPEPVETYSSSPHLYTDLDIPEGTKGRLPRNQRIHAGINAEVLEDLGETGKRNAPKSDGREGGHGGRGGTRGGNRSGAHHGEKRTGEGNDGGRSRRRTSSGERSEAADNGPLETAGDAAPARPRRTRTRRRNGEVVGQPESSGE, from the coding sequence TTGAGCATTGAAGCAGATTCCCTCCTGCAGGCGGAAGACAGCAGCGAGAAGGTCGAAATTGACGGCAGCCTGGTCAGCAACGAGCCTCCCCGCCAGGAAGAAAAGGCAACGTTTGCCAGCTTCGGCGTGAACGCGGACATCGTCCTCTCGCTGAACGAGGCCGGCATCACCCACCCGTTCCCCATTCAGGCCATGACGCTGCCCATCGCGCTGGGCGGCCACGACATCATCGGCCAGGCCAAGACCGGCACGGGCAAGACCCTCGGCTTCGGCATCCCCGCCCTGCAGCGCGTGGTGGGCCCCAAGGACGACGGCTTCGAGAAGCTGCCCGTCCCGGGCGCCCCGCAGGCCATGGTGATCGTGCCGACCCGCGAACTGGCCGTCCAGGTCGCCGGCGACCTCACCACGGCATCCAAGCACCTCGGCGTGCGCATCGCCACCATCTACGGCGGTCGCGCCTACGAGCCCCAGATTGAATCCCTGCAGAAGGGCGTCGAAGTGGTGGTGGGCACGCCCGGCCGCCTGATCGACCTGCTGCGCCAGCGCCACCTGAACCTGAAGAACGTCAAGATCGTCATCCTGGACGAGGCCGACGAGATGCTGGACCTGGGCTTCCTGCCGGACGTCGAAACTTTGATTGCCGGCACCCCGGCCGTCCGCCAGACAATGTTGTTCTCCGCCACCATGCCCGGCCCCGTGGTGGCCATGGCCCGGCGCTACATGTCGCAGCCGACCCACATCCGCGCCGCCGACCCCGACGACGAGGGCCTGACCAAGCGCGACATCCGCCAGTTGATCTACCGCGCCCACAACCTGGACAAGATTGAGGTCCTGGCCCGGATCCTGCAGGCCCGTGGCCGCGGCCGGAGCATCATCTTCACGAAGACCAAGCGCACCGCCGCCAAGGTCTCCGAGGAACTGGTTGACCGCGGCTTTGCCGCCGCCGCCATCCACGGCGACCTGGGCCAGGGCGCGCGGGAACAGGCCCTGCGCGCGTTCCGCAACAACAAGGTCGATGTCCTGGTCGCCACCGACGTGGCCGCCCGCGGCATCGACGTGGACGACGTCACGCACGTGGTCAACTACCAGTGCGTCGAGGACGAAAAGATCTACCTGCACCGGGTGGGCCGTACGGGCCGCGCCGGCAACAAGGGCACGGCCGTGACGTTCGTGGACTGGGATGACATGCCCCGCTGGGCGCTGATCAACAAGGCCCTGGGCCTGAGCGTGCCCGAACCCGTTGAGACCTATTCCTCCTCCCCGCACCTGTACACGGACCTGGACATTCCCGAGGGCACCAAGGGCCGCCTTCCGCGCAACCAGCGCATCCACGCCGGCATCAACGCCGAGGTCCTGGAAGACCTGGGCGAGACGGGCAAACGCAATGCCCCGAAGTCCGACGGCCGCGAAGGCGGGCACGGCGGCCGCGGGGGAACCCGCGGGGGCAACCGCTCCGGCGCGCACCACGGCGAGAAGCGCACCGGCGAGGGGAATGACGGCGGGCGGAGCCGGCGTCGCACC